TGAATTTACAGACTTTGAAAAACAGGAGTTTATAAAGAGTTTTGTTGAGAAAATTGAAATTTATCCAGAAGAATTAGAAGATGGTCGTATCTTAAAGAACATAAAGTTTAGATTTCCAGTATTCTTTAATGGTAGTGAAGTGAGTGAAATAAGTTGGGACAAAGAGAGTACAGTTGAGACAGTTTGCCTACTACATCGGAAATAATAAATTATTGTTCTGGAAGAAAGGTGAATCGATTGTTACTTCGAAAATTTATACCAATTACAATTACGATACCTTCTATTGCAATAGGGGCGCTTGCGATGTACCTAAATCATGTTCCTATTGTAATTTGGAGCCAAAATATTGCCTGCCTTGTGTTAATGAGTTTTGTTTCCTTGATTATGATTACTTACAAATTTAATATCAGTAGAAGTAAATATGAAAAATTTATAGTACCTGTTGCATTGTTTCTTTTAATCTTGACCTTTGTGAACCCAGGTATGGAAAGTGTACACCGATGGATATCTATTGGAACCGTAAAATTAAATATTGCAATGATTGCATTGCCCATAGTTCTTATAGAGTTATGGAATGCATTGAAGACCAAAGGCCTTAAGTATGGAAATGTTGGAGCATTCATAATAATATTGGTATTATTATTTCAGCCGGATGCCTCCCAATTAACTGGATTTGCTATTCCAATGATGATTATGATAAGCCGAAAGACGAATAGCAAAGTAATACGTTTATTAATAATAAGCGTCTTTTCACTATTTATTATTTTATCATGGACGTATTTGGACAATCTGCCTCCGGTAAACTATGTAGAGAGAATAGTAAACATGGTGGCGGATATGGGATTTTTGTGGCTAATTTTAGGGGTTATTTCTTTAGCAATATTACCAATGCCATTCCTATTATTTCCCCCTAAATGTGCAGAGTTAATTTCTAGATGCATTGGTTATTATTATATAATCATTATATTATCAGCATTATTGGGAAACTTTCCGGTTCCTTTGATGGGATATGGAGTATCACCTATTGTTGGTTTTTACATATCATTAATCTGGTATGTTAATTCTAAATATAATGAAAACGCAGTATAATTATTTCCACGCCAATGGGGTACCAGAGGGGTGCGACATCTTTTTTGTCTACTCAAGGCACGTGGAAAAGGTTGTGCTGATGGACTTAAAATTATAGCCTTGTTTTTTGATCATATTCATTTAATATATAGTAAGTAAGAAAGGGTGATCTTATGTTAACGGGAAATAAGGTACTAGATAATTATGAGTATAATATCAGACTATTGTCAGGCGATGATGAAATTGATGTACAAGCCCTGTGCGAAAGATGTTCAGACTTTTCGGAGTTAATTGAAGGTAGACCGCCCGAAAAAGATGCTGGGTACAGCATTCTATTTGATTTGCCACCTGACAAAGAGTTGAAAGATAAATATGTTTTCGGGGTTTATAAAGAGAATGGTGTTTTAATTGCAGTAATTGAAATAGTCAAAGATTATAAGAGCATTGGAGAATGGATAATAGGTTTACTGATGATTGATCCAAATGAAAGAGGAAACGGTTTGGGAAGAAAATTACATGATCTTATAAAAGCCTGGGTTTCAGAAGAACACGGCAAGGCATTAAGAATTGGGGTAGTAGAAGAGAATCACAGAGGATATAAGTTTTGGTGCGAAATGGGATATGTTGAAGCAGACAGGGTAAAAAGAACCTATGGAAATAAAGAACATACAGTTATTGTTATGAATTCATTTCTAAAGTAAAGGGTATTAATGGAATTAAGTTTTATGTTCTATAGCTACGCGCGCTGCCAAGGAGGTACCAGCTTCAAGGGGCATCTTATATAATGGCTTTTTATTGTTATTTATATGGGGTTTCCAGGACATTGGAAAGTTATGAAATGAATTAACTGGCATACTCTATTCTCCTGAGAATATTGTTCTGCATGCAATTTTATCTTTGAAACCATACAATATCAAGGCTACAATCGAAATTAAGGAGGTCAAAAACAATGGTTGAAAAATATTGTCACTGGGAGGTAAACGCATTATGAAGAAAAAAATAGGTATATTGGGTGGTATCAGCCATACATCTACAATCAAATACTATCAGACAATCATGAATCTTTACTATGAGAGATTTGGTAATTATTATTATCCTGAAATAATAATTCACAGCTTGGATTTTCAATATTTTACTGATTTAGAAAATGAATTAAAGCTTCAGGAATATGAGGATTATATTGTGTATTCTATTCATTGTCTGGAAAATGCAGGTGCTGATTTTATAATTATGGCGGCCAATTCACCTCATTCTGTATTGAGTAATGTAATAAAACGAGCATGTATTCCAATCTTAAGTATTGTAGATGCAGTGGGAGTGGAAGCGCAGAAGAAAAATTTGAAAAAACTTTTATTAACAGGAATAAAGTATACAATGCAGAGCGATTTTTATAAAAGCGGGATGCGGAAATATGGTATAGAAGTAATTACTCCTAATGATGCAGAGCAAAATCTGATAAATCAGATTATTTTCCAGGAACTTGTATTAGACAATATGTTAGATAAGTCAAGGGAAAATTTCTTAGAAATTATTAATAGATATCCGGCTGACGGAGTTATATTAGGCTGTACTGAATTACCGTTACTTCTGGACAACAAAGATACCAGAATACGATTATTAAATTCTTTGAACCTGCATTGCGAGATGGCGTTAAATTATGCATTATGCGATAGCTCGAGAACATGAAAGTACAATGGGTTGAAGTCTATTATCCTTAATTGACTATTAAATTTCCTTGCAAGTACTATTTTATATGAGGTGATATGAGTATGAAAAATCATTTGAATCTATTTTTCCCCCAATGGCAGGGCTCCGGCAATGATGACCGGTTATTGCACGGTGCATTGGAGCTAAAGGAAGTTTATTTTGAAGCTGCTGGGCTAAAGAGTGTTGATGTTAGCAGTGAATTGGACTGTGTTATAGAAAATAACATTTTGGGGTTATCGGCAATTCTGAAACAATTTGAAGGTGCAAAAAAAATTATTGATAAAGAAAAGCCGGATACTATTTTTGTTATCGGGGGCGGTTGCGATATTGAA
This genomic window from Oxobacter pfennigii contains:
- a CDS encoding GNAT family N-acetyltransferase, encoding MLTGNKVLDNYEYNIRLLSGDDEIDVQALCERCSDFSELIEGRPPEKDAGYSILFDLPPDKELKDKYVFGVYKENGVLIAVIEIVKDYKSIGEWIIGLLMIDPNERGNGLGRKLHDLIKAWVSEEHGKALRIGVVEENHRGYKFWCEMGYVEADRVKRTYGNKEHTVIVMNSFLK
- a CDS encoding aspartate/glutamate racemase family protein, with amino-acid sequence MKKKIGILGGISHTSTIKYYQTIMNLYYERFGNYYYPEIIIHSLDFQYFTDLENELKLQEYEDYIVYSIHCLENAGADFIIMAANSPHSVLSNVIKRACIPILSIVDAVGVEAQKKNLKKLLLTGIKYTMQSDFYKSGMRKYGIEVITPNDAEQNLINQIIFQELVLDNMLDKSRENFLEIINRYPADGVILGCTELPLLLDNKDTRIRLLNSLNLHCEMALNYALCDSSRT